In Bos indicus isolate NIAB-ARS_2022 breed Sahiwal x Tharparkar chromosome 19, NIAB-ARS_B.indTharparkar_mat_pri_1.0, whole genome shotgun sequence, the following proteins share a genomic window:
- the SMIM5 gene encoding small integral membrane protein 5: MAASKLMQEIHSIGDRLLLKLQRLPQAEPVEILAFSVLVVFTATVVLLLLIACGFCCCQYCWPRRRGRRTQVGPMTPP; encoded by the exons ATGGCAGCCAGCAAGCTCATGCAGGAGATACACTCCATTGGGGACAGGCTGCTGCTCAAGCTGCAGAGACTGCCACAGGCTGAGCCTGTGGAGATCCTGGCCTTCTCAGTCCTGGTGGTTTTTACAG CCACCGTAGTGCTGCTGCTACTGATTGCCTGCGGCTTCTGCTGCTGTCAGTACTGCTGGCCCCGACGGAGAGGCAGGAGGACCCAGGTGGGACCCATGACCCCACCCTGA